The following coding sequences are from one Xiphophorus couchianus chromosome 7, X_couchianus-1.0, whole genome shotgun sequence window:
- the LOC114147508 gene encoding trace amine-associated receptor 13c-like, which yields MMEVHDEELCFPQLLNTSCRKPTVQWLTAVLLQSLLSFSCVFSVTLNLLVIISVSHFRQLHKTTNFLLLSLAISDFMVGLVVFPGESSRRTSCWLLGDVMCLLYMHIVSLIVCASVINVVLISVDRYVAICYPLHYHRRITVTRIRLCISLCWIYSALYSITFVKDGVSGKQSSCQGECLFFIDFGAAVLDLILTFTVSVTVIVVLYTRVFVVAVFQARAIRSSVTAVSLQRSAAVGKSELKAARTLGILVVVFLICFCPFYCAALGGDVSFNTSAAVLCLFCINSSLNPLIYAIFYPWFRKAIKHIVTLKIFQPGSSKVNIM from the exons ATGATGGAGGTTCATGATGAAGAACTTTGCTTTCCACAACTCCTCAACACCTCCTGTAGAAAACCAACAGTTCAATGGCTCACCGCTGTGTTACTGCAGTCTCTGCTCTCTTtcagctgtgtgttttctgtgactCTCAATCTACTTGTTATCATTTCAGTCTCCCATTTCAG GCAGCTTCACAAAACCACCAACTTCCTGCTTCTGTCTCTGGCCATATCAGATTTCATGGTGGGCCTTGTTGTTTTTCCAGGTGAAAGTAGCAGACGAACATCTTGCTGGCTTCTTGGTGATGTCATGTGTTTACTGTACATGCATATTGTCAGTCTGATAGTCTGTGCCTCAGTTATAAATGTCGTTCTCATATCTGTTGACCGCTATGTGGCTATATGTTACCCTCTGCATTATCACAGGAGAATCACTGTGACAAGAATACGACTGTGTATCAGTCTGTGCTGGATTTATTCAGCTTTATACAGCATTACGTTTGTGAAGGATGGCGTAAGTGGAAAACAGTCTTCTTGTCAAGgagagtgtttgtttttcattgatttTGGTGCTGCAGTTTTAGATCTCATTTTAACCTTTACAGTTTCAGTTACAGTCATCGTAGTTCTCTACACCAGAGTGTTTGTAGTGGCTGTTTTTCAGGCCAGAGCCATCCGCTCCTCTGTTACAGCTGTGTCCCTGCAGCGTTCAGCAGCAGTAGGAAAATCTGAGCTGAAAGCAGCCAGGACTCTTGGTATTTTAGTTGTTGTGTTTCTAATATGTTTCTGTCCATTTTACTGTGCTGCTCTAGGAGGTGATGTATCGTTTAACACGTCTGCTGCTGTGCTGTGTCTTTTCTGCATTAATTCTTCCCTTAACCCTTTGATATATGCCATATTTTATCCCTGGTTTAGAAAAGCGATTAAACACATTGTGACACTGAAGATATTCCAGCCTGGCTCCAGTAAGGTCAATATAATGTag